The DNA window taatttaaaagtaataataactttactattaataaattacttatagccttaaatataagctttattaataacttaataaactgttaaagcttataagcctttactatataactatttaaagaaataataagctagtaagtaaataagtaagatactataataatatctactaTAAAGGTAAAATTACTTGCCCTATTATAGgcagctaaagaggctatctttataaaccggcttatatccttattataagttaatttaaaagataagatccctTAATAAGGCCCTGCCAAACTACTAaaagtaactatttaatataataacttataaactatttaactaattaaggagaaattaattaagctatatataaagctataatatatataaatctataactattagctaaaataaaaagtagtaaatagaatagtaaatataatatataccttattaacttaactaatagctaatagcctaattaaaaaccttattagtaagaaattctaaaattttcttaagtaattaaggcttactaaaattatagtaattagatagtaaatagaaattattttaaattaggttatataataaaatagatatctaaaagatttaatttaaatttattacccctaaaaaaccactaaagtaTAGAAAAGGTAAAGCCctaataaatacttatataattaatgctaactatataataaagactaaagaattaaaaacccctagctaaattacttaaaagtGCAGGGAGGCTTAATAGcaccttaataataggcaGAAGtaaactagctaaaataactaatagaaataatactaataaaagtaattaaaatattaaaaatagggttatttaaatgcttattaagtaaagtataaaaagctagcttaactttaaatatagatagaagtttattataagtccCCTTACCCTTAATAGggatatccttataaatATCTAGATAAAggattactaaataaaggcaggttatagtaaagatattataggtataaaGGGGCATTATAAAGgtaacttaagtaaatacttccttaaaagtaagtttaatactaccttAAAAATAGGTTagctaaaaagttaaaaaagccttaataaaaaatatataaaaataaggcattaaagtgcctaaaggtcctaaaagaatataatatcttaagactaaattatagtagctaAAATGCTACTACTACTAAAGGcaaggttatatatatagttagtaattacttactaagctatactataagacttaattacagtataggcctattagacctaaataagattaagttccttattaataaaataatcctaaaggcacttaattgctaaatagtaagcctaaactgcactaaagtatttataaggaattaataaaatattaataaagatttagtaattaagatagagaaatatatataaagctatatttcttttagttattaatatagaaaatataacACTTTAGTAAGaggctaatataatattaaaaagagagattacagtaaatattataaatatagtaaaaatataaaatcttactaaaagattaattaattaattaaacctttagattataaataaactcttaaagaatatttatatagaagttaatataaaatataataataaaattattaaaaattataactaaagaattttaaaaataaataaataaaatattaataaaagcttattaaagattaataattttaataaaataaaaaaatataaatactaaaatttaattattaaaataatataaatataaattaccttataatagtttactaatatcttactaaaataatataatataatacttaaatctttaagattaatatattactattagaattattatatattaaaaagggatattaaattagaagaataaaataattacttatatttaggtaaaaccttaataagatgCCAGAAattaagggatttagatatagaatttcccctcttctagaagaaagataatatataagtttttctaatagttatattatgGGAATTGAGGGCTATCGCTAAGTAAAGGAGGGGAAGTAAGGGGGGAAAGAGGGGGAAAAAGGCAAATTAGGAAATAAAGGTTTTAGCGTTAGGGGAAAAACTGTAAATGTTAGCGGACTGAAGCTGGCTTGGCGGGTTAGTAATAGATTGGATCAGGTTATAAGATAATGCagtataaggaatataagtTAAGGAAAAATATAGATAAGTAACACTTGGGGTTCTCCGGGTATAATATTCTATCTTGCCTTGTGCAGGCTCCGACACTTTATCATGCCTGACTAATCTCTATGCGGTCTTCCGTATGGTTTGTGTCTATACACTTCTCGGGCTCGCTGTTCTCGGCCCCGGGGACGATAAAAGTCTCCCTGTCTTCGTGATGTGACCCAATTACGTGCGTTGACGTTCTTAGACTGGCGTTGGGCTTGGTTTGAACTGCCAACCCCTCCAGATTCAGCTCTAGGGCTGCTTGGTGCAGATAGGTCGTATTGAACAGCCCTATCCCAGTCCGCAAGCTTTGTATATGGACTTCTAAGCCATGCTCTTAGCTCGTGCAGGAAGAGCCGCGTGCTATCTCGGCCCAGAAAATCCGAAATCATCTCCTCGGCTTGGCCAGCACTGCCCATGATATCCACGGATTTCAAAATCGCAATGATGTATTCGAGGAGGAACTCAGCATTgttggctcttcttctggcaACTGCATCTCTCTGTGAATTCCCATCGGGTCTTGGTTCTGTCTGGTCGGCATCGGGGTTTAAGAAGGAAAACACTTGCAGCTCTCGACGAATCCACATTCGTGCACGAGAGACCAAGTCGCTATCTGAGCAAAATGCTGCTGGTGTCAGTTCGCGGTATCGAGACAAGCGATTCGACCCGACATGTTTAGAGTATCTGTTGTGGCGATACACATCCCTCCGCTTCGCGATCTCATCTGAAGGATTCGAGCTGGCGGTTACGTATCGTGGTTGACGGGGATATGGACGATGGTGTAAGTGACGCCGGCGGGAACGGGGAGGGAGCGCAAGTCTTGGGTGTCCAATCTGTGGTGCTCGGGGCTCTGACGCAGGCTCGGGCACAGTGTATGTGTTTGCGATAGGTCCATCGAGGCCGTGGCGAACTTGTGAGATGACAGCTTTGCAGAGCGGGCACTTCGGTGATTGCTCAAGCCAGCTGAGAAGGCAGAGATAATCAAAGTTTTTGTGTTGACAAGGAATAGCCTCACAAGCTTCAGAGATGCTTTCGAGGCAGATGACGCAACAGTCGGTGGCGTCTTCTTGCCTGGTCGCTATTTCGTCAAGGGTGCTTTGTAAGACTTGGCGTTGGAGATCAGCTGTGTTTTGGTCTGTTTCCATAGCGGAATGGGGGATTAGAGACGCGATAGGGCTGGCCACCTGGCGCGCATGTGGTAGTGTATCCAAATCACCCAGGTAAGAAAGCGAAGATAAGATGCTATCGTTTGGTGTAGTAGTAtgaaaagaagatgatgagcgaTGAATTAGGCATGGAGTAGAAATGGAGGACTTGATTCAGGTGGGGTTCCGGAACCACATAGTACGTATCAAAGTTCAGAGCGGGTGGGCCCCTTAGGTAGCTCCTCCCATATTCCGCACCTTCCCTGCAACTGTCATGACGTGAGACCTGTTTTCGCGTTGAGTGGTTCGCGTCCCGCATTGACAGTTGCAAAGAGATCCATATATAGACGCGTTTATCTCCATCGCGACACTCAATTCCACTTTCCCTCATGACCATTGTTGCCTGCATGTTTCTTCCAAATTCCGATTTTCACATAAACTCATGTACGAATAAAAGATTTCATGGCTATAGCAATGGACGAAAACTTGAGAGCAGCTTATGAAAGTCAATCACAGCAACTGCGCATCGACTTGAAGACCTGGGAGACAGAATGGGCAAAGACACACGAGGGCACGAAGCCAGGAAGAGGAGacatcaaggccaacgaAGACATCGGTAGGTCTTTCGAGCAAAAAAATAACCAATCTGCTAACCATTGCACAGCTTTGAAATATAAACAATACAACAAGGTTCGAGATATACTCTCGGGCAAAATCCCACCTCCCTCGAAGGAACCAAAGAAGCGGAAATCCGATACTCTACCAGCACAAACACCCACCAAACGTACCAAAAACACCCAGACTCCCTCCAAGAACCGTACACAAGACCATGATGAGGAACTCATGAACACCCCAGCCATATCGCGAAAGCTGTTCAGTCCCGCGTCGGTGACCTCAGTGGGTCCAACACCACAAAGAGATGGTCGCGTGCTTGGCCTCTTTGACTTATTGGTAGAGAAGGAGCTAGGAACACCGTCGAAACAAGATTCTGCGACCAAATCAGGGTCCACACGAAAGGTCGATGCAACTCCGAGCAAGCGATCAGCTGCCATggatgacgaggagaacGACAGACTTGGCCGAACCCCTATGTCATCCAGTAAACGACAAAGACTGAACCACTTCATGACCCcgttgaagaacaaggatgGAAACAAGGACGCCGTTACGCCCTCTTCGGTCTCGAAACTCCAATTCGACACACCCGCGTTCTTGAAACGCAATACTCTACCGGTTCTTGACGAGAATGGCGATTTTGATGCCCCAGCACCCCTGCGGCTACCGCGCAAGCCTTTCACACGAGGTCTCAGTGAAATTGTGGCGAGTCTTCGAaaggtggaagaggagaacTTGGACGACGACTTGGACGCATTGCGCgacgctgaagaagaaggaatggGTGAACCTAGACCCAAGACGTTATTCCCGTCGAAACCAAAGGATGATATTCTGGTTGAGGACACTCAGACACGGCAATTACCACTTGGTGGtttcgatgatgaagccTTGTACGACAGCCCAGTAGAGGAAGATGGTAACCCGACTAGAGTGTATAAGAAGAAAGGTCAGAAGCGAACTACAAGAATGGTCAAGATGCGTCCAACTCGAACCAAGCGACCGGAGAACATGGGAGAGAATCCTCAGAGTGATATCGAGAACGATGAAACGCAAGCTGGTGGTGAAGATGCTGGATCTGATTTCGAGGAAgtaaaggagaagaagcccacacagaagaaggagggcaCTGTGAAGAAGGCCGCGCGAAAGGTCAATGAGCTGGCTCACGCAAACTTCCAACGGCTGAAGCTTAGGAACCACGGAGCAAAGGGTGGTCCTGGATTTAATAGTAGATtccgacgacgaagatgatgaatcgATTTGGTCATGGGCAAGAGGGTTATTATGAGATGCATTGCATGGCGTTCTGATTCAAGGCATACACTATACCAACAGGCAAAGAGAAGTCAATTGTTAGATCGTCCAGTTCAGCGTAAATGAGCGTTCAAGCTAGAAAATAATTGAGAGTCTCTGAGATTCATTTTGATcatctattttttaaatcCCGTATCACATGCTGAAATTGCCCATTTCTAGGTACCTTTCTCTCTTTataaggaagagaaggagtTCTTGCCAGAAGGTTGCATACGTGGGGCTGCGGACCGTTCAGGTTTAGTGCATTCTCACTCACAGCTGCCGACAGGAGCCACCTCAAGTCTTTCACTAGAATTGGATTGACATTGATTCACTGAGTGAGTGGCCTTGAAGATCAAACAAAGAAACTCGATCACAATACAGACACACAATC is part of the Fusarium fujikuroi IMI 58289 draft genome, chromosome FFUJ_chr07 genome and encodes:
- a CDS encoding related to RING finger domain protein, with product METDQNTADLQRQVLQSTLDEIATRQEDATDCCVICLESISEACEAIPCQHKNFDYLCLLSWLEQSPKCPLCKAVISQVRHGLDGPIANTYTVPEPASEPRAPQIGHPRLALPPRSRRRHLHHRPYPRQPRYVTASSNPSDEIAKRRDVYRHNRYSKHVGSNRLSRYRELTPAAFCSDSDLVSRARMWIRRELQVFSFLNPDADQTEPRPDGNSQRDAVARRRANNAEFLLEYIIAILKSVDIMGSAGQAEEMISDFLGRDSTRLFLHELRAWLRSPYTKLADWDRAVQYDLSAPSSPRAESGGVGSSNQAQRQSKNVNARNWVTSRRQGDFYRPRGREQRAREVYRHKPYGRPHRD
- a CDS encoding probable DNA replication regulator SLD2, translated to MDENLRAAYESQSQQLRIDLKTWETEWAKTHEGTKPGRGDIKANEDIALKYKQYNKVRDILSGKIPPPSKEPKKRKSDTLPAQTPTKRTKNTQTPSKNRTQDHDEELMNTPAISRKLFSPASVTSVGPTPQRDGRVLGLFDLLVEKELGTPSKQDSATKSGSTRKVDATPSKRSAAMDDEENDRLGRTPMSSSKRQRLNHFMTPLKNKDGNKDAVTPSSVSKLQFDTPAFLKRNTLPVLDENGDFDAPAPLRLPRKPFTRGLSEIVASLRKVEEENLDDDLDALRDAEEEGMGEPRPKTLFPSKPKDDILVEDTQTRQLPLGGFDDEALYDSPVEEDGNPTRVYKKKGQKRTTRMVKMRPTRTKRPENMGENPQSDIENDETQAGGEDAGSDFEEVKEKKPTQKKEGTVKKAARKVNELAHANFQRLKLRNHGAKGGPGFNSRFRRRR